The following coding sequences lie in one Mustelus asterias chromosome 6, sMusAst1.hap1.1, whole genome shotgun sequence genomic window:
- the hmgcra gene encoding 3-hydroxy-3-methylglutaryl-CoA reductase a, which translates to MLSRLFRMHGLFVASHPWEVIVGTVTITICMMSMNMFTGNNQICGWNFECPKIEEEILSSDIIILTITRCLAILYIYFQFQNLRQLGSKYMLGIAGLFTIFSSFVFSTVVIHFLDKELTGLNEALPFFLLLIDLSKASALAKFALSSNCQDEVRENIARGMAILGPTFTLDALVECLVIGVGTMSGVRQLEIMCCFGCMSVLANYFVFMTFFPACVSLVLELSRESREGRPIWQLGHFARVLEEEEDNKPNPVTQRVKVIMSLGLVLVHAHSRWIAEPSSQDNTLEMPKSGTGLDESMPKRIDPGVPLWQFYLSRMVSMDIEQVITLGLALFLAIKYIFFEKAETQSSFSLVMQIKNTDSCMNNIGATRFQSHCPADEEPASKENTDEVIKPIACCIPKSVDHMSKANFVLGDLTPPSSSSSGTPEELDTEFPLEPRPIEECLLILKNPERGAKYLTDAEVICLVNAKHIPVYKLENMMETPERGVFLRRQLLVPKLPKPTALQLLPYRDYDYSLVMGTCCENIIGYMPIPVGVAGPLCLNGKEFQVPMATTEGCLVASTNRGCRAICLGGGARSRVLADGMTRGPVVRLPTACEAAEMKAWLDNPDGFQIIKEIFDSTSRFARLEKLQTGLAGRNLYIRFQSKTGDAMGMNMISKGTEKALSRLQEEFPSMRVLAVSGNYCTDKKPAAINWIEGRGKSIVCEAIIPAKVVREVLKTSTESLVEVNISKNLVGSAMAGSLGGYNAHAANIVTAIYIACGQDPAQNVSSSNCITLMESTGISNEDLYISCTMPSIEVGTVGGGTNLPPQQTCLQMLGVQGASKVFPGENARQLAEIVCGTVLAGELSLMAALAAGHLVKSHMIHNRSKVNLQELPGSCTKKAA; encoded by the exons GAGATATTGAGCAGTGATATCATCATCCTGACCATCACGCGCTGCTTGGCAATCTTGTACATATACTTCCAGTTCCAGAATCTTCGACAACTTGGTTCCAAGTATATGCTGG GAATTGCTGGtctcttcaccatcttctccagctttgtttttaGTACGGTTGTGATTCACTTTCTGGATAAAGAACTAACTGGTCTGAA TGAAGCCTTGCCTTTCTTCTTGCTGCTGATTGATCTGTCCAAAGCCAGTGCTCTGGCCAAATTTGCACTGAGCTCCAACTGCCAG GATGAAGTAAGGGAAAATATTGCACGTGGAATGGCCATTCTGGGTCCAACTTTCACTCTTGATGCCcttgtggaatgtcttgtgattGGTGTTGGTACTATGTCTG GGGTGCGACAGCTAGAAATCATGTGCTGTTTTGGCTGCATGTCTGTTTTAGCAAACTATTTTGTCTTCATGACCTTCTTCCCAGCTTGTGTCTCCCTGGTATTAGAG CTTTCTCGAGAAAGTCGTGAAGGTCGCCCAATTTGGCAGCTTGGCCATTTTGCTCGTGTCTTGGAGGAAGAGGAAGATAACAAACCAAATCCTGTAACGCAGAGAGTGAAAGTCATCATG TCTCTAGGATTAGTTCTAGTTCATGCTCATAGTCGCTGGATAGCAGAACCATCATCGCAGGATAACACCTTAGAAATGCCTAAATCCGGAACAGGATTGGATGAAAGTATGCCAAAACGAATTGATCCAGGGGTACCACTGTGGCAATTCTATCTTTCCAG gatggtcagcatggatatTGAACAAGTAATTACCCTTGGCTTGGCACTCTTCCTTGCTATCAAATACATCTTCTTTGAGAAAGCAGAAACTCAATCCTCTTTCTCACTGGTGATGCAGATAAAGAATACTGATAGCTGCATGAATAATATTGGAGCTACCAGATTCCAGTCACATTGTCCAGCAGATGAGGAACCAGCCAGTAAAGAAAATACAG ATGAAGTCATTAAGCCTATTGCGTGCTGTATCCCCAAATCAGTCGATCATATGTCGAAAGCAAATTTTGTGTTGGGAGACTTAACTCCTCCTAGCTCTTCATCTTCAGGAACACCTGAAGAGCTGGATACCGAGTTTCCATTAGAGCCAAGACCAATTGAGGAATGCTTGCTCATACTCAAAAACCCAGAG AGAGGAGCAAAATACCTCACTGATGCTGAGGTAATTTGTCTGGTGAATGCCAAACACATTCCAGTTTACAAACTGGAGAATATGATGGAAACTCCTGAACGTGGTGTGTTCCTACGTAGACAGCTTCTGGTTCCAAAACTCCCAAAACCCACTGCACTACAGCTCCTTCCCTACAGGGACTATGATTACTCATTG GTCATGGGCACTTGCTGTGAGAATATCATTGGTTACATGCCCATCCCTGTGGGAGTTGCTGGGCCACTTTGTCTGAATGGGAAGGAGTTCCAAGTGCCTATGGCAACTACTGAAGGCTGCCTTGTGGCAAGCACTAATCGAGGCTGCAGGGCAATATGT CTTGGTGGTGGAGCACGGAGCCGCGTACTAGCAGACGGAATGACGAGAGGGCCAGTTGTGAGGCTGCCTACTGCATGTGAGGCTGCGGAAATGAAAGCTTGGCTGGACAACCCTGATGGTTTTCAGATCATAAAAGAAATCTTTGATAGCACCAGCAG GTTTGCCCGACTTGAAAAGCTGCAGACTGGGCTTGCTGGACGCAACCTTTATATCCGTTTTCAATCCAAAACTGGCGATGCAATGGGCATGAATATGATCTCAAAG GGCACAGAGAAGGCTCTCTCCAGGTTGCAGGAAGAGTTCCCATCTATGCGTGTTCTAGCAGTTAGTGGCAACTACTGCACAGACAAGAAACCTGCTGCAATTAACTGGATTGAGGGAAGGGGAAAGTCTATAGTCTGTGAAGCAATCATTCCAGCCAAGGTTGTGCGTGAG GTATTAAAAACCTCTACAGAGTCTCTTGTAGAAGTGAATATCAGCAAAAACTTGGTGGGCTCAGCTATGGCTGGAAGTCTTGGTGGTTACAACGCACATGCTGCAAATATTGTTACTGCTATTTATATTGCATGTGGGCAG GACCCAGCCCAGAATGTTAGTAGTTCAAATTGTATTACATTAATGGAATCAACTGGCATCAGTAATGAAGATTTGTACATCAGCTGTACCATGCCATCCATAGAGGTTGGTACTGTTGGAGGAGGGACCAACTTGCCGCCACAACAAACCTGCCTGCAG ATGCTTGGTGTTCAGGGTGCAAGTAAAGTGTTTCCTGGTGAAAATGCACGTCAGCTGGCAGAGATAGTTTGTGGTACAGTGTTGGCAGGGGAGCTGTCTCTCATGGCAGCACTTGCAGCAGGACATCTGGTAAAGAGCCATATGATCCACAACAG